A genomic segment from Anaerobacillus sp. CMMVII encodes:
- a CDS encoding rod shape-determining protein has translation MFGRDIGIDLGTANVLVHVRGRGIVLNEPSVVAIDTHTGKVLAVGDEAFRMVGRTPGNIVALRPMKDGVIANFDLTESMLKHFLDKINVRGFFTKPRILICCPTNITSVEQKAIREAAEKSGGKNVFLEEEPKVAAIGAGMDIYQPSGNMVVDIGGGTTDVAVLSMGDIVTASSIKVAGDRFDQEILNYVKKKYKLLIGERTAESIKIQVATVFPGSRKEEIDIRGRDLVSGLPRTITVYSDEIQKALEEAISHIVQASKSVLEQTPPELSADIIDRGVILTGGGALLHGIDLLLAEELKVPVLVAEEPMHCVAKGTGILLENLDKVSRRKFKY, from the coding sequence ATGTTTGGCAGGGACATTGGAATTGATTTAGGAACAGCAAATGTTCTCGTTCACGTAAGAGGAAGAGGAATTGTATTAAATGAACCTTCAGTTGTCGCAATAGATACACACACGGGTAAAGTTTTAGCGGTTGGGGATGAAGCGTTCCGAATGGTCGGGCGTACGCCTGGAAACATTGTGGCTCTTCGTCCAATGAAGGACGGGGTTATTGCAAACTTTGATTTAACTGAATCGATGCTAAAACATTTTTTGGATAAGATTAATGTTCGAGGCTTTTTTACAAAACCACGAATTTTGATTTGCTGCCCAACCAACATTACTTCAGTTGAGCAAAAGGCGATTCGTGAAGCAGCAGAAAAAAGCGGTGGTAAAAATGTTTTCTTAGAGGAAGAACCGAAAGTTGCGGCAATTGGAGCAGGCATGGACATTTACCAACCAAGCGGTAACATGGTCGTAGACATAGGCGGTGGGACAACAGATGTTGCTGTATTATCAATGGGCGATATTGTCACCGCCTCTTCAATTAAGGTTGCAGGGGACAGGTTTGATCAGGAGATTTTAAACTATGTTAAGAAAAAGTATAAATTATTAATCGGGGAACGTACGGCTGAGTCAATTAAAATCCAAGTAGCAACCGTTTTCCCAGGTAGTCGCAAAGAGGAAATCGATATCCGTGGTCGTGACTTGGTTAGTGGACTTCCACGTACGATTACCGTATACTCAGATGAGATCCAAAAAGCCTTAGAAGAGGCAATTTCACATATTGTACAAGCTTCAAAAAGTGTTCTTGAACAAACTCCACCTGAACTTTCAGCAGATATTATTGACCGTGGTGTCATCCTGACTGGTGGTGGCGCATTGCTTCATGGTATTGATCTACTTTTAGCAGAAGAATTAAAGGTACCTGTCTTAGTTGCTGAAGAGCCAATGCATTGTGTTGCAAAGGGAACCGGTATTTTACTTGAAAACTTGGACAAGGTGTCAAGACGAAAATTTAAATACTAA
- a CDS encoding flagellar hook-basal body protein codes for MIRGFYTSAAGMIAQQRRQEMLTNNLANADTPGYRADDASLRAFPNLLIQAMGVDNRPQGKTTHVGELSTGVYLQERTLNFRQGDLHETGNRTDIALLQGVVPLNEETGRPGALLFSVENQTGEVRYTRNGNFTVDGQGYLTTSEGFYVLDPSGNRLNVGNDDFKLTQEGFLVNENGTNFAQINVAFVANPNQLVKEGNGLLRYEGGQAVLSANGNANISYQLNQGFIERANVDTAQTMTDMMTAFRAFEANQRVLQAYDRSMEKAVNEIGRIG; via the coding sequence ATGATTCGTGGGTTTTATACATCTGCTGCCGGAATGATTGCTCAGCAACGCCGTCAGGAAATGCTAACAAATAACTTAGCTAATGCCGATACACCAGGCTATCGCGCTGATGATGCATCATTGCGAGCGTTTCCGAATTTGCTGATCCAAGCAATGGGCGTTGACAATCGTCCCCAAGGAAAAACGACTCACGTTGGTGAATTAAGTACAGGGGTATACTTGCAAGAGCGAACCCTAAATTTTCGCCAAGGTGATCTTCATGAAACAGGTAACAGAACAGACATTGCTCTACTTCAAGGTGTTGTCCCGTTGAATGAAGAAACAGGACGCCCGGGAGCATTATTGTTTTCCGTTGAAAATCAAACAGGCGAAGTACGTTATACAAGAAACGGGAATTTTACAGTTGATGGACAAGGCTACCTTACGACGAGTGAAGGGTTTTATGTCCTTGACCCAAGCGGGAATCGCTTAAATGTAGGCAATGATGATTTTAAGCTTACACAGGAAGGGTTCCTCGTTAATGAGAATGGTACGAATTTTGCCCAAATTAATGTTGCCTTTGTTGCCAATCCTAATCAACTTGTAAAAGAAGGAAACGGGCTCCTTCGTTACGAAGGTGGACAAGCTGTTCTTTCTGCAAACGGTAATGCTAATATTTCGTATCAACTAAACCAAGGCTTCATTGAGCGTGCCAACGTTGATACAGCCCAAACAATGACCGATATGATGACTGCATTTCGGGCCTTTGAAGCCAACCAAAGAGTCCTCCAAGCGTACGATCGCAGCATGGAAAAAGCGGTCAATGAGATTGGGAGAATAGGATA